A region from the Lolium perenne isolate Kyuss_39 chromosome 4, Kyuss_2.0, whole genome shotgun sequence genome encodes:
- the LOC127292593 gene encoding photosystem I reaction center subunit III, chloroplastic, translating to MAGLTASIATSTAFAAKPRLSRSPARLTVSCSASSNDNTLSTSIKTFSAALALSSVLLSSAATSPPPAAADIAGLTPCKESKAFAKREKQSVKKLTSSLKKYAPDSAPALAIQATIDKTKRRFDNYGKFGLLCGSDGLPHLIVSGDQRHWGEFITPGVLFLYIAGWIGWVGRSYLIAISGEKKPAMREIIIDVELATRIIPRGFIWPVAAYREWINGDLVVDDADIGY from the coding sequence ATGGCCGGCCTCACCGCCTCCATCGCCACCTCCACGGCCTTCGCCGCCAAGCCGCGCCTGTCCCGCTCGCCAGCACGCCTCACCGTCTCCTGCTCCGCCTCCTCCAACGACAACACCCTCTCCACCTCCATCAAGACCTTCTCCGCAgccctcgccctctcctccgtcctcctctcctccgccgccacctccccacctcccgccgccgccgacatCGCCGGCCTGACCCCCTGCAAGGAGTCCAAGGCCTTCGCGAAGCGCGAGAAGCAGTCGGTCAAGAAGCTCACCTCCTCGCTCAAGAAGTACGCGCCCGACTCGGCCCCCGCGCTCGCCATCCAGGCCACCATCGACAAGACCAAGCGCCGCTTCGACAACTACGGCAAGTTCGGCCTGCTCTGCGGCTCCGACGGCCTGCCCCACCTCATCGTCAGCGGCGACCAGCGGCACTGGGGCGAGTTCATCACCCCCGGCGTGCTCTTCCTCTACATCGCGGGATGGATCGGGTGGGTCGGCAGGAGCTACCTCATCGCCATCAGCGGCGAGAAGAAGCCTGCCATGAGGGAGATCATCATCGACGTCGAGCTCGCGACCAGGATCATCCCCAGGGGATTCATCTGGCCGGTTGCTGCCTACCGCGAGTGGATCAACGGCgacctcgtcgtcgacgacgcaGACATCGGCTACTAA